One window from the genome of Verrucomicrobiota bacterium encodes:
- a CDS encoding leucine--tRNA ligase: MSSRKQYPFDLIEPKWQRFWSEQETFRAWNPGEVIPAEHPFAIRHGLGGRAPRSGELPRKFYILDMFPYPSGSGLHVGHPEGYTATDILARYRRAAGLNVLHPMGWDAFGLPAEQYAIKTGQHPRKTTETNIATFKRQIQSLGFSYDWSREVDTTDPGYFRWTQWIFSRMYNAWFNPETRRAEPISTLRYPEGCESEPERRAFRDSHRLAYVTEAPVWWCEALGTVLANEEVVDGRSEVGQHPVVRKPMRQWMLRITAYAERLLSDLETIDWSHSLKEMQRNWIGRSEGAEVDFTVAGDPPGRAGAEARIRVFTTRPDTLFGATYMVLSPEHRLVERITTGERKAEVEAYRAAVAKKSDLERTDLAKEKTGVFTGAFARNPVTGKNIPIWIADYVLATYGTGAIMAVPAHDERDLEFAQKFNLPIVQVVAPADPKAEWRGYTAEGTAVHSSNAEIALDGLPTGEAKRLITQWLESKGLGTRTVNYKLRDWLFSRQRYWGEPFPIVWKQDASGTFHEGIDESQLPLMPPALDDYKPTPDGQPPLARAGDWVRPAAGLARETNTMPQWAGSCWYYLRYLDARNAKRFVGADAEGYWMGREPAGGGEPGMKSVPGVDLYVGGTEHAVLHLLYSRFWHKVLFDLGWVSTAEPFHKLVNQGLILGEDGQKMSKSRGNVVNPDDILAEFGADAFRLYEMFMGPLQDSKPWSTKGVEGVYRFLGRVWRLMVNEKSEDAFEQARTAASAPAHAGLLDAIQLHESIRPVESTPAQKKALHTCVRKVTEDLEGLRFNTAISAMMVFVNEATSWETRPMEVMRVFIQLLAPFAPHLSEEMWLRLHADTPGVVPSLTYAPWPKWDPACLVEDTIEIPVQVNGKLRDVLRVPVEATRAEIEAAARNSEKVRIFLEGKAVLKVVVVPKKLVNFVVGSP; the protein is encoded by the coding sequence ATGTCGAGCCGGAAGCAGTATCCTTTTGATTTGATTGAGCCGAAGTGGCAGCGATTTTGGAGCGAGCAGGAGACGTTTCGGGCCTGGAATCCGGGCGAGGTTATTCCGGCGGAGCATCCGTTCGCAATCCGGCACGGGCTGGGGGGAAGGGCGCCGAGGTCCGGGGAGCTGCCGCGGAAGTTTTACATTCTCGACATGTTTCCATATCCCTCGGGCTCGGGGTTGCACGTGGGGCATCCGGAGGGTTACACGGCGACAGACATCCTTGCCCGCTATCGTCGGGCCGCGGGGTTGAATGTGTTGCATCCGATGGGTTGGGATGCCTTTGGGTTGCCGGCGGAGCAATATGCGATCAAGACGGGCCAGCATCCGCGCAAGACGACGGAGACCAACATCGCCACGTTCAAGCGGCAGATTCAGTCTTTGGGCTTCAGCTATGATTGGTCGCGGGAGGTGGACACGACGGATCCCGGCTATTTTCGATGGACGCAGTGGATTTTCAGCCGGATGTACAACGCCTGGTTCAACCCCGAGACGCGGAGGGCGGAGCCGATTTCGACGCTCCGTTATCCTGAAGGATGCGAGAGCGAACCTGAGCGCCGGGCCTTTCGTGATTCCCACCGGCTCGCCTATGTGACGGAAGCACCGGTTTGGTGGTGTGAAGCCCTTGGCACCGTGCTGGCCAACGAGGAAGTCGTGGATGGCCGGTCCGAGGTGGGCCAGCATCCCGTGGTGCGGAAGCCGATGCGGCAGTGGATGCTCCGGATCACGGCCTACGCGGAGCGGCTGTTGTCTGATCTCGAGACCATCGACTGGAGCCATTCGCTCAAAGAGATGCAACGGAATTGGATTGGGCGCAGCGAGGGGGCGGAAGTGGATTTCACGGTGGCGGGCGACCCACCTGGACGGGCTGGAGCGGAGGCCAGGATTCGGGTTTTTACGACACGTCCAGACACGTTGTTTGGCGCCACTTACATGGTCTTGTCGCCCGAGCACCGGCTGGTGGAGCGCATCACCACCGGGGAACGGAAGGCGGAGGTGGAGGCTTACCGGGCAGCCGTCGCGAAGAAATCGGATCTCGAAAGAACCGATTTGGCGAAGGAGAAGACGGGCGTGTTCACGGGAGCCTTCGCGAGGAATCCCGTGACGGGAAAGAACATACCCATCTGGATTGCGGATTACGTGCTGGCGACGTATGGCACCGGCGCCATCATGGCGGTGCCCGCTCATGACGAGCGCGATCTGGAATTCGCCCAAAAATTCAACCTGCCCATCGTGCAAGTGGTGGCACCCGCGGATCCCAAGGCCGAGTGGCGCGGTTACACGGCCGAAGGGACGGCGGTGCACTCCTCGAACGCGGAGATCGCCCTCGACGGATTGCCCACGGGTGAAGCGAAGCGTCTTATCACTCAATGGTTGGAATCGAAGGGGCTGGGCACGCGCACGGTCAACTACAAGCTGCGCGACTGGCTGTTCAGCCGCCAGCGTTATTGGGGCGAACCGTTTCCCATCGTCTGGAAGCAGGATGCCTCGGGAACCTTTCACGAGGGGATTGACGAGTCTCAACTTCCGCTGATGCCTCCGGCGTTGGATGATTACAAGCCCACTCCGGACGGCCAGCCGCCTTTGGCGCGGGCGGGGGACTGGGTCCGGCCGGCGGCGGGACTTGCGCGGGAAACGAATACCATGCCGCAATGGGCAGGCAGTTGTTGGTACTACCTCCGATATTTGGACGCGCGCAATGCGAAGCGGTTTGTCGGAGCGGACGCGGAGGGTTACTGGATGGGGCGCGAACCCGCCGGGGGTGGGGAACCGGGGATGAAGTCCGTGCCGGGCGTCGATCTTTATGTGGGCGGCACCGAGCACGCGGTGTTGCACCTGCTTTACTCACGCTTTTGGCACAAGGTGCTTTTTGACTTGGGATGGGTGAGCACGGCGGAGCCATTCCATAAGCTCGTGAATCAGGGACTTATCCTGGGTGAGGATGGCCAGAAGATGAGCAAAAGCCGCGGCAACGTGGTGAATCCGGACGACATTTTGGCGGAATTCGGCGCGGATGCGTTCCGGCTTTACGAAATGTTCATGGGTCCTTTGCAGGATTCGAAACCCTGGAGCACGAAGGGGGTTGAAGGGGTCTATCGTTTTCTGGGGCGGGTATGGCGGCTGATGGTGAATGAGAAGTCCGAAGACGCTTTCGAGCAGGCCCGAACCGCCGCGTCCGCGCCCGCTCATGCGGGTTTGCTGGATGCGATCCAACTCCATGAATCGATTCGCCCGGTCGAATCCACTCCGGCCCAGAAGAAAGCTCTGCATACCTGTGTGCGGAAGGTCACGGAAGACCTGGAAGGCCTGCGCTTCAACACGGCCATCTCGGCGATGATGGTGTTTGTGAACGAGGCCACTTCCTGGGAGACGCGTCCCATGGAGGTCATGAGGGTGTTTATCCAGTTGCTGGCGCCCTTCGCGCCGCATCTGAGCGAGGAAATGTGGCTCCGACTGCACGCCGATACTCCGGGCGTGGTGCCGAGCCTGACTTACGCGCCGTGGCCGAAATGGGATCCCGCTTGCCTCGTGGAAGACACGATCGAGATCCCGGTTCAAGTGAACGGCAAGCTGAGAGACGTCCTTCGTGTGCCAGTGGAGGCGACACGGGCCGAGATTGAAGCTGCGGCGAGGAATTCGGAGAAAGTCCGGATATTTCTCGAAGGCAAGGCCGTGCTCAAGGTGGTGGTGGTGCCCAAGAAGTTGGTCAACTTCGTCGTGGGATCCCCCTGA
- a CDS encoding acyl-CoA thioesterase, whose translation MPFEHRIRRRVEFSETDMAGIMHYSNYFKFMETAEHDFFRSFGFSIVTRQVEPPVGWPRVHAWCDFHAPLHFEDEVEVRLLVAKKRSKSIDYLFRFSSLGGPEPVETARGGLTVVCVRRASNGAMKAASIPDSIAVHIEPAPGELLFDRRVH comes from the coding sequence ATGCCCTTCGAACATCGCATCCGTCGCCGTGTCGAGTTTTCGGAAACCGACATGGCGGGCATCATGCATTACTCGAACTATTTCAAATTCATGGAAACGGCGGAGCACGATTTCTTTCGTTCCTTCGGTTTTTCCATCGTCACCCGCCAGGTCGAGCCTCCCGTGGGCTGGCCGCGAGTTCACGCCTGGTGCGATTTCCACGCGCCCCTGCACTTCGAGGACGAGGTGGAAGTCCGGTTGCTCGTCGCCAAGAAGCGCTCCAAATCCATCGACTATTTGTTTCGCTTCTCCAGCCTTGGAGGCCCGGAACCCGTCGAAACCGCACGGGGCGGTTTGACCGTTGTATGTGTACGAAGAGCCTCGAACGGCGCCATGAAGGCGGCCTCCATCCCTGATTCCATCGCGGTTCACATCGAACCGGCGCCGGGCGAACTGCTCTTCGACCGGCGCGTGCATTGA
- a CDS encoding glycosyltransferase family 4 protein, producing the protein MNWVQITPGAGGMYCGNCFRDNALAGALRRQGHQALLIPLYLPMTLDAPDQSLGTPVFFGGISVYLEQRSAWFRNLPAFARRWLSHPALLRWASGKAAKTQAADVGDLTVSMLRGEQGFQASELDALIAWLRTQPKPDVISLSNVMLVGLARRLRSEINAPVYCMMQGEDAFLDGLPEPFRSQAWTELASRIREVDYLAAPTRYFAEHMARRMNLPPDRVQIIANGINVQDYHPNPHPRNPPVVGFFARQCPEKGLDLLVEAFIRLQTRAGMGNVRLKIGGSHGPSDAAFVEAQKRKLGEAGLLDRAEFHPNLDRASKIRFYESLSVFSVPAHYGEAFGLYLAEAWAAGVPVVQPKVASFPELIEASGGGVLCEPRNSESLAEGLARLINSPEEAVRLGASGRTYAERCLTEDAMAERLVRWIAPQPKSSPSPRAPLSPALS; encoded by the coding sequence GTGAACTGGGTCCAGATCACACCGGGCGCGGGGGGGATGTATTGCGGAAACTGTTTCCGCGACAACGCGCTCGCCGGCGCCTTGCGTCGGCAGGGACATCAAGCCTTGCTGATCCCATTGTATCTGCCGATGACCCTGGACGCGCCGGACCAAAGCTTGGGAACCCCGGTGTTCTTCGGTGGCATCAGCGTTTACTTGGAGCAACGCTCCGCGTGGTTCCGAAATCTTCCCGCCTTCGCCCGCCGCTGGTTGAGCCATCCGGCCTTGCTGCGCTGGGCCTCGGGCAAGGCGGCCAAAACACAAGCCGCCGACGTGGGTGACCTCACCGTCTCGATGCTGCGCGGTGAACAGGGTTTTCAAGCCTCGGAACTCGACGCCCTGATCGCCTGGCTTCGTACCCAGCCCAAACCCGATGTCATCAGCCTCTCGAACGTCATGCTGGTGGGTCTGGCACGGCGGTTGCGCTCGGAAATCAATGCGCCCGTCTACTGCATGATGCAAGGCGAGGACGCCTTCCTCGACGGACTGCCAGAACCTTTTCGAAGCCAAGCCTGGACCGAACTCGCTTCGCGCATCCGTGAAGTCGATTATCTGGCGGCGCCCACACGGTACTTTGCCGAACACATGGCCCGGCGAATGAACCTCCCGCCGGACCGTGTTCAAATCATCGCCAACGGCATCAATGTCCAGGACTATCATCCTAATCCCCACCCCAGGAATCCTCCCGTCGTGGGCTTCTTCGCCAGGCAATGCCCGGAAAAAGGACTCGACCTTCTGGTGGAAGCCTTCATCCGGCTTCAGACCAGGGCAGGCATGGGGAATGTCCGGCTCAAGATAGGCGGCAGCCACGGACCCTCCGATGCTGCGTTCGTGGAAGCACAGAAGCGGAAACTGGGTGAAGCCGGCTTGCTCGATCGCGCGGAATTCCATCCCAACCTCGATCGCGCCTCGAAAATTCGGTTCTATGAATCGCTTTCCGTATTTTCCGTGCCCGCGCATTATGGGGAGGCTTTCGGACTCTATCTGGCCGAGGCGTGGGCCGCCGGGGTGCCGGTCGTGCAACCCAAGGTCGCCTCTTTCCCGGAGTTGATCGAGGCTTCGGGCGGAGGCGTTTTGTGCGAACCGCGCAACTCCGAATCCTTGGCCGAAGGCTTGGCGCGATTGATCAACAGTCCGGAGGAAGCCGTCCGCCTCGGCGCATCGGGGCGAACCTACGCGGAGCGCTGCCTCACGGAAGACGCCATGGCGGAACGGCTGGTCCGCTGGATTGCTCCCCAACCGAAGTCCTCTCCCTCCCCACGTGCTCCGCTGAGCCCGGCCCTTTCCTAG
- a CDS encoding lactonase family protein, producing the protein MKLEALTRRAALRRAAAATAAVCAAPLIPPLAAHSGHRGRSFFAYVGTYTGGKSKGIFAFRFDASHGVLEPVGWVAEIASPAFLAVHPSKPLLYSVNEMGEFRGKKAGGVSAFRVNRKDGKLTLINQVSAGGPGPCHLTVDRTGRCVLVANYGGGSVASFKIGPGGELSEAVSFIQHQGSSTNPNRQKEPHAHSINVSPNNRFAYAADLGLDKVLIYRLDAKAGTLKASQPAAASVAPGSGPRHFTFHPGGRFAYVINEMVCTITAFEHDAKSGALREIQTLSTLPDGEPLKPEYSTAEIVAHPSGRFIYGSNRGHHTIAGFRVRSDGRLEPAGHASTEGKTPRNFAIDPTGAYLLAENQSSDTIAVLAIDPSTGALRFSGHKVDVPSPVCVRFVKTA; encoded by the coding sequence ATGAAGCTCGAAGCCCTCACCCGCAGGGCGGCATTGCGCCGCGCCGCGGCAGCCACCGCCGCAGTTTGTGCCGCCCCCTTGATCCCGCCCCTCGCAGCCCATAGCGGCCATCGGGGTCGCTCGTTCTTCGCCTACGTAGGCACCTACACCGGCGGCAAAAGCAAAGGCATCTTCGCTTTCCGGTTCGACGCCTCGCACGGTGTATTGGAACCCGTGGGTTGGGTGGCGGAAATCGCCAGTCCGGCGTTCCTCGCGGTGCATCCCAGCAAACCCCTGCTCTACTCGGTCAACGAAATGGGCGAGTTCCGAGGCAAGAAAGCGGGGGGCGTCAGCGCCTTTCGCGTCAATCGAAAGGACGGAAAACTGACCCTCATCAATCAAGTTTCCGCCGGCGGACCGGGTCCCTGCCATCTGACCGTCGATCGCACGGGACGTTGTGTACTCGTGGCCAATTACGGGGGGGGCAGCGTCGCCTCATTCAAGATTGGCCCCGGCGGCGAACTCAGCGAGGCGGTGAGTTTCATTCAACACCAAGGTTCCTCCACCAATCCCAACCGCCAAAAGGAACCCCACGCCCATTCCATCAATGTCTCGCCCAACAACCGCTTCGCCTACGCGGCGGATCTGGGGCTGGACAAAGTCTTGATTTACCGGCTGGACGCCAAGGCCGGAACCTTGAAAGCAAGTCAGCCCGCCGCCGCCTCGGTGGCGCCGGGATCGGGTCCGCGCCATTTCACGTTCCATCCGGGCGGACGTTTCGCCTACGTCATTAATGAGATGGTGTGCACCATCACCGCTTTCGAACATGACGCCAAGTCCGGGGCGCTGCGGGAGATCCAGACGCTTTCCACTTTGCCCGATGGCGAACCTCTCAAGCCGGAGTATTCGACCGCCGAAATCGTGGCGCATCCCAGCGGCAGGTTTATTTACGGATCGAATCGGGGACACCACACGATTGCCGGATTCCGCGTCCGGTCCGATGGCCGACTGGAGCCGGCCGGCCACGCCTCCACGGAAGGCAAAACCCCGCGAAATTTCGCGATCGACCCGACGGGAGCCTATTTGTTGGCGGAGAACCAGAGCAGCGAC
- a CDS encoding Pyrrolo-quinoline quinone, with protein sequence MGFGRRPRPFLAVLAWLPLLTLSLAQNAPATATDAGDWPMFRGHPSLQGVASGKLSSSLKLLWTHPSGGPVKASPAIVGGQVFTASGDSNIYALNFQTGAKRWSFTTQAEIESSPLVRQGRVFVGSSDGILYALDAQSGALIWKYKTDDKILGAPNWFRAEGAKEDWILVGSYDFKLHCVGAETGRSNWVYETGNYINGSPAIASGRTVFGGCDAILHIIGLADGKKVKEGDAGAYVAGSAALINGRAYFGNYENVFQCVDLEKGTNLWSYRDRAFPYFSSPAVTTDRLVFGGRDKRLHCVDRATGEAKWVFGTRGKVDSSPVICDGKVVVGSEDGRVYLVSLADGSELWQYDIGQGVTSSPAVAHGRVVIGSDDGSTYCFGPKP encoded by the coding sequence ATGGGGTTCGGCAGACGGCCCAGACCCTTCCTCGCCGTCCTGGCCTGGCTCCCCCTGCTCACGCTCAGTCTCGCCCAAAATGCGCCCGCCACGGCCACGGATGCAGGTGATTGGCCCATGTTTAGAGGGCATCCTTCTCTGCAAGGGGTTGCCTCCGGCAAACTGAGCAGTTCCCTCAAATTGCTCTGGACCCATCCATCGGGCGGACCCGTCAAAGCCTCGCCCGCGATTGTCGGAGGCCAGGTTTTCACCGCTTCCGGCGACAGCAATATCTATGCGCTGAATTTCCAAACCGGCGCCAAGCGATGGTCCTTCACCACCCAAGCCGAAATCGAATCCTCACCGCTCGTGCGGCAGGGGCGCGTGTTCGTAGGCTCCAGTGATGGCATCCTTTACGCCCTGGATGCCCAATCGGGAGCCTTGATTTGGAAATACAAGACGGACGACAAAATTCTCGGCGCACCGAATTGGTTCCGCGCGGAAGGCGCCAAAGAAGACTGGATCCTGGTCGGCAGCTACGACTTCAAACTGCATTGCGTGGGGGCCGAAACCGGGCGAAGCAACTGGGTTTATGAAACCGGCAACTATATCAATGGCTCGCCGGCGATTGCCAGCGGACGCACCGTGTTCGGAGGCTGCGACGCGATCCTTCATATCATCGGGCTCGCCGATGGCAAGAAAGTCAAGGAAGGGGACGCCGGGGCCTACGTGGCCGGATCCGCCGCCCTGATCAATGGACGCGCTTACTTCGGCAATTATGAAAACGTCTTTCAATGCGTCGACCTCGAGAAAGGGACGAACCTTTGGTCCTATCGAGATCGCGCCTTTCCCTACTTCTCTTCACCCGCGGTAACCACGGACCGGCTCGTGTTTGGCGGACGCGACAAGCGCCTGCATTGCGTGGACCGCGCGACGGGCGAGGCGAAGTGGGTTTTTGGCACGCGGGGCAAGGTGGACAGTTCCCCGGTGATTTGTGACGGCAAAGTGGTGGTCGGTTCCGAGGATGGGCGTGTCTATCTCGTCTCCCTCGCCGATGGCAGCGAGCTTTGGCAGTATGACATCGGACAGGGTGTCACCAGCTCCCCGGCGGTGGCCCATGGACGCGTCGTCATTGGGAGCGACGATGGTTCAACCTATTGTTTCGGACCCAAACCTTGA
- a CDS encoding type II secretion system protein produces the protein MVHPLASSPRRVDPGSISGGTFIRPPRFSPAVQAPRQARWKPFLHSSSRLGFSLIELLVVIAIIAILAGLLFPAWSGAKARAQKIKCLSNLRQLGLTWQLYAADHQDTMAPNGYGLPDFLAGGRLWVVGATHQQPWAVTNTDLLVNPAHAAFGAYLQDPAIYKCPADRGKAELEGRWHPHARSYSLNAYLGWQFPSASFNSSRYWTFYKMSELSQGSPSQIFTFLDQNPATLCHSAFVVHLGALEGLYYHVPSSEHRGSGVIAFADGHVETRKWKDPLEFHAEKRPFPGHFGMYFHGNRDLPWLKERASMLRTEPSN, from the coding sequence GTGGTGCATCCTCTCGCTTCTTCACCCCGACGGGTGGATCCCGGCAGCATCAGCGGCGGCACGTTCATTCGACCACCGCGTTTCTCCCCGGCCGTTCAAGCACCCCGGCAAGCTCGATGGAAGCCTTTCCTGCATTCATCCTCCCGCCTGGGATTCTCCTTGATCGAACTTCTGGTGGTGATCGCCATCATCGCCATTCTGGCCGGACTGCTCTTCCCCGCCTGGTCGGGCGCCAAAGCACGCGCCCAAAAGATCAAATGCCTCAGCAATCTCCGCCAACTCGGCCTCACCTGGCAACTCTACGCCGCCGACCATCAAGACACCATGGCACCCAACGGATACGGCCTGCCGGATTTCCTTGCCGGCGGACGCCTCTGGGTGGTCGGCGCCACCCACCAGCAACCCTGGGCCGTGACCAACACCGATTTGCTGGTCAATCCGGCCCATGCGGCCTTCGGCGCCTACCTGCAAGACCCCGCGATCTACAAATGCCCGGCGGATCGCGGCAAAGCCGAACTCGAGGGCCGCTGGCATCCCCACGCGCGAAGTTACAGCCTCAATGCTTATCTGGGCTGGCAGTTCCCAAGCGCGAGCTTCAACAGCTCGCGATACTGGACTTTCTATAAAATGTCCGAACTCTCCCAAGGCAGCCCGTCGCAGATCTTCACGTTCCTGGACCAAAACCCGGCCACCCTCTGTCATTCCGCCTTCGTGGTCCACCTGGGCGCCCTCGAAGGGCTCTACTATCACGTTCCCTCGTCGGAACATCGCGGTTCGGGCGTGATTGCTTTCGCGGATGGCCACGTGGAAACGCGGAAATGGAAGGATCCCCTGGAGTTTCACGCGGAAAAGCGGCCGTTTCCAGGCCACTTCGGCATGTATTTTCACGGCAATCGCGACCTGCCTTGGCTCAAGGAACGCGCCTCCATGCTTCGAACCGAACCCTCCAATTGA
- a CDS encoding NAD(P)/FAD-dependent oxidoreductase: protein MNQELSTHWDAIIIGAGPAGSAAATLLAEYGHRVLVVEREKFPRYHIGESLIPFTFHPLQRLGLISRMKSSCFVKKYSVQFVAPNGKTSQPFYFFNRYDRETVAQTWQVTRAEFDQMLANHARSRGAVVVEETKVLSLLREGDAVVGVETQGPSGETRVFRAPITLDASGKESFASARLGWRMRDPYLNKVAVWTYYRGAQRDLGLDEGATTVAFVPDRGWFWYIPQQNDQVSVGVVAEGNYLTRGGVKSPEDMFKREVGQNRWIEDHLSSGRQFGPYFLTSEYTFHSRHCGCEGLLLAGDAYCFLDPVFSSGLMLALKSGVMAGDAIHEAIVARDFSPGRFAPYAASLREGIENMRKLVYAFYNPDFSFRTITERYPEMAGDITDCLSGDLNKDYTRLWEVIREFAPLPDALPVGMPKAATPTGVAA from the coding sequence ATGAATCAGGAACTTTCAACCCATTGGGACGCGATCATCATCGGGGCAGGGCCTGCCGGCAGCGCCGCGGCCACCCTGCTCGCGGAATACGGCCATCGAGTGCTGGTGGTGGAACGCGAGAAGTTTCCACGCTACCACATCGGCGAGTCGCTCATTCCGTTTACCTTTCATCCCTTGCAGCGGCTCGGGCTCATCTCCCGCATGAAGTCCTCTTGCTTCGTCAAGAAGTACAGCGTCCAGTTCGTCGCCCCCAACGGCAAGACTTCACAGCCATTCTACTTCTTTAATCGCTATGACCGCGAAACGGTGGCTCAGACGTGGCAGGTCACCCGCGCCGAGTTCGATCAGATGCTCGCGAATCACGCACGCAGTCGCGGCGCCGTCGTGGTGGAGGAAACCAAAGTGCTCTCCCTCCTGAGGGAAGGCGACGCCGTCGTGGGTGTGGAAACCCAGGGGCCCTCGGGCGAAACACGGGTCTTCCGGGCACCCATCACCCTCGATGCTTCCGGCAAGGAATCGTTCGCCTCCGCCCGCCTCGGCTGGCGGATGCGCGATCCCTATTTGAACAAAGTCGCGGTGTGGACCTACTACCGCGGAGCCCAGCGCGATCTCGGGCTGGATGAAGGCGCCACGACCGTGGCGTTCGTTCCTGACAGGGGCTGGTTTTGGTACATTCCCCAACAGAACGATCAAGTCAGCGTCGGCGTCGTTGCCGAAGGCAACTACCTCACGCGAGGAGGCGTCAAGTCTCCCGAAGACATGTTCAAGCGCGAGGTGGGCCAAAACCGCTGGATCGAAGACCATTTGTCGTCTGGACGTCAGTTCGGCCCTTATTTTCTCACGAGTGAATACACCTTTCACTCGAGGCATTGCGGTTGTGAAGGGTTGCTGCTGGCCGGGGACGCCTACTGTTTCTTGGATCCGGTTTTTTCCTCGGGATTGATGCTGGCCTTGAAGAGCGGGGTCATGGCGGGCGACGCGATCCATGAGGCCATCGTCGCGCGTGATTTCTCGCCGGGCCGCTTCGCTCCCTACGCCGCTTCCTTGCGCGAAGGCATCGAGAACATGCGGAAGCTGGTGTACGCGTTCTACAATCCTGACTTCAGTTTCCGCACCATCACCGAGCGCTATCCCGAAATGGCCGGTGACATCACCGACTGCTTGTCGGGGGACCTCAACAAAGACTACACCAGGCTCTGGGAAGTCATCCGGGAATTTGCCCCGCTCCCCGATGCCCTGCCCGTCGGCATGCCAAAAGCAGCCACACCCACCGGCGTCGCCGCTTAG
- a CDS encoding coproporphyrinogen III oxidase family protein: MSAQTSPAPPLARETKAGNYFVSNYPPFSSWRTDAIGELEAALARPPLPGTELGVYLHIPFCRKRCHFCYFKVYTDKDSSEIRAYLDAALKELEYYARQPFVGGRHPKFVYFGGGTPSYLSVDQLLWLTRGMKAQLPWDQAEEVTFECEPGTLTDHKLKALREIGVTRLSLGVENFDDHILEINGRAHRSKEIARAYGFARELGFPQINIDLIAGMVEETDANWKTCVEKAIALNPDSVTIYQMEVPYNTTIFKQMKAEGRLTAPVADWEVKRAWVDYAFSEFEKAGYAVGSAYTVVKDKAKTRFVYRDKLWAGADLLSLGVASFGHIGGTHYQNQHDFEPYLAALNAGKTPVYRALTPTPQERFIREFILQIKLGTLNFDYFTRKFGEDPRQRFAEPLARLATEGWLTLEPDQVRLDRRALLQVDVLIKEFFLPQHLGSRYT; the protein is encoded by the coding sequence ATGAGCGCCCAGACATCCCCCGCACCGCCGCTGGCCAGAGAGACCAAGGCGGGGAACTACTTTGTCTCCAACTATCCCCCGTTCAGCTCCTGGCGAACCGACGCGATCGGTGAACTCGAAGCAGCGCTGGCGCGCCCGCCCTTGCCCGGCACGGAACTCGGTGTTTACTTGCACATTCCGTTCTGCCGGAAACGCTGCCATTTTTGTTATTTCAAAGTTTATACGGACAAAGACTCGTCCGAGATCCGCGCCTATCTGGACGCCGCCTTGAAGGAGTTGGAGTATTACGCGCGGCAACCCTTTGTGGGAGGGCGCCACCCCAAATTCGTCTATTTCGGAGGCGGCACCCCGAGTTATCTATCGGTGGATCAATTGCTGTGGCTGACGCGGGGCATGAAAGCCCAACTGCCGTGGGATCAGGCAGAGGAAGTGACGTTTGAGTGCGAACCGGGAACATTGACGGATCACAAGCTCAAGGCATTGCGGGAGATCGGGGTCACGCGCTTGAGCCTCGGAGTGGAGAACTTCGACGATCACATCCTGGAAATCAACGGACGCGCCCACCGGTCCAAAGAAATCGCCCGCGCCTACGGCTTCGCGCGTGAGCTGGGTTTTCCCCAGATTAACATCGACCTCATCGCGGGCATGGTCGAGGAAACCGACGCGAACTGGAAGACCTGCGTCGAAAAGGCCATCGCGCTGAATCCCGACAGCGTCACCATTTACCAGATGGAAGTGCCCTACAACACCACCATCTTCAAGCAGATGAAGGCCGAGGGACGTCTCACGGCGCCGGTGGCCGATTGGGAGGTCAAGCGGGCCTGGGTGGATTACGCCTTCTCGGAGTTCGAAAAGGCGGGATACGCGGTGGGCAGCGCCTATACCGTCGTGAAAGACAAAGCGAAAACACGCTTCGTCTATCGCGACAAATTGTGGGCCGGCGCCGACCTCCTGTCCCTCGGTGTTGCGAGCTTCGGACACATCGGAGGCACGCATTACCAAAACCAGCACGACTTCGAACCCTACCTCGCGGCTCTGAATGCGGGCAAGACGCCGGTTTACCGGGCTCTGACCCCCACCCCACAAGAACGCTTCATTCGGGAATTTATCCTCCAAATCAAACTCGGCACGTTGAATTTCGATTATTTCACCCGCAAATTTGGCGAAGACCCCCGCCAGCGGTTCGCCGAACCGCTCGCGCGTCTGGCGACCGAAGGATGGTTGACCTTGGAACCGGATCAGGTCCGACTCGACCGGCGTGCCTTGTTGCAAGTCGATGTTTTGATCAAGGAATTCTTTCTGCCGCAGCATCTGGGCTCGCGTTACACATGA